One window of Cellulomonas shaoxiangyii genomic DNA carries:
- the metG gene encoding methionine--tRNA ligase: protein MSRILSAVAWPYANGPRHIGHVAGFGVPSDVFSRYMRMAGHDVLMVSGTDEHGTPILVQADKEGVGAQELADRYNRVIVEDLTQLGLSYDLFTRTTTRNHYAVVQEMFRTVHKNGYMVARTTMGAVSPSTGRTLPDRYIEGTCPICGYDGARGDQCDNCGNQLDPIDLKNPRSRINGETPKFVESEHFFLDLPALTDALGAWLRTRTQWRPNVLKFSLNLLDDVRPRAMTRDIDWGIPVPLPGWEDNNAKRLYVWFDAVIGYLSASVEWARRSGDPDAWRQWWNDPSALSYYFMGKDNITFHSQIWPAELLAYDGKGARGGEPGAYGSLNLPTEVVSSEFLNVEGKQFSSSRGVVILVRDMLSRYQPDALRYYISAAGPEAQDVDFTWQEFKRRTNDELVAGWGNLVNRTASMVHKNFGVIPTPGQRQPVDEALLAEVTTAFGRVGELVGTHRQRAALGEAMRVVGEANRYVSETEPWKLKGDPDRLATVLHTTTQAVSDLNTLLAPFLPFAAQQVHETFGGTGTFSPQPRIDEVTDLDDDSRGYPVITGDYRLGATVAPWQPRAVVPGTPVAKPTPVFTKLDDAIVEEELDRLRQG from the coding sequence ATGTCCCGCATCCTGTCGGCCGTCGCGTGGCCCTACGCCAACGGCCCCCGTCACATCGGTCATGTCGCCGGGTTCGGCGTCCCCTCGGACGTGTTCAGCCGGTACATGCGCATGGCGGGCCACGACGTGCTCATGGTGTCGGGCACGGACGAGCACGGGACGCCGATCCTCGTGCAGGCCGACAAGGAGGGCGTCGGCGCGCAGGAGCTCGCGGACCGGTACAACCGCGTCATCGTCGAGGACCTCACGCAGCTCGGCCTGTCCTACGACCTGTTCACGCGCACGACGACGCGCAACCACTACGCGGTCGTGCAGGAGATGTTCCGCACGGTGCACAAGAACGGGTACATGGTCGCGAGGACGACGATGGGCGCGGTCAGCCCGTCGACGGGCCGCACCCTGCCGGACCGCTACATCGAGGGCACGTGCCCGATCTGCGGGTACGACGGTGCGCGCGGCGACCAGTGCGACAACTGCGGCAACCAGCTCGACCCGATCGACCTGAAGAACCCGCGCAGCCGCATCAACGGCGAGACGCCGAAGTTCGTCGAGTCCGAGCACTTCTTCCTCGACCTGCCCGCGCTCACGGACGCGCTCGGCGCGTGGCTGCGCACGCGCACGCAGTGGCGTCCGAACGTCCTGAAGTTCTCGCTCAACCTGCTCGACGACGTGCGCCCGCGCGCCATGACGCGGGACATCGACTGGGGCATCCCGGTGCCGCTGCCGGGCTGGGAGGACAACAACGCCAAGCGCCTGTACGTGTGGTTCGACGCGGTGATCGGGTACCTGTCCGCGTCGGTCGAGTGGGCGCGGCGCAGCGGCGACCCGGACGCGTGGCGGCAGTGGTGGAACGATCCGTCCGCGCTGTCGTACTACTTCATGGGCAAGGACAACATCACGTTCCACAGCCAGATCTGGCCGGCGGAGCTGCTCGCCTACGACGGCAAGGGCGCGCGCGGCGGCGAGCCGGGTGCCTACGGGTCGCTCAACCTCCCGACCGAGGTCGTCTCGAGCGAGTTCCTCAACGTCGAGGGCAAGCAGTTCTCGTCCTCGCGCGGGGTTGTCATCCTCGTGCGCGACATGCTGTCGCGGTACCAGCCGGACGCGCTGCGGTACTACATCTCCGCGGCGGGGCCCGAGGCGCAGGACGTCGACTTCACGTGGCAGGAGTTCAAGCGCCGCACGAACGACGAGCTCGTCGCCGGGTGGGGCAACCTCGTCAACCGCACCGCGAGCATGGTGCACAAGAACTTCGGCGTGATCCCGACGCCGGGGCAGCGCCAGCCCGTGGACGAGGCGCTGCTGGCCGAGGTGACGACCGCGTTCGGCCGTGTCGGGGAGCTCGTCGGCACGCACCGCCAGCGCGCCGCCCTGGGCGAGGCCATGCGCGTGGTCGGTGAGGCGAACCGGTACGTCTCCGAGACGGAGCCGTGGAAGCTCAAGGGCGACCCGGACCGCCTCGCGACCGTGCTGCACACGACGACGCAGGCGGTGAGCGACCTCAACACGCTGCTCGCGCCGTTCCTGCCGTTCGCCGCGCAGCAGGTGCACGAGACCTTCGGCGGCACGGGGACGTTCTCGCCGCAGCCCCGCATCGACGAGGTCACGGACCTCGACGACGACTCGCGGGGCTACCCCGTCATCACGGGCGACTACCGGCTCGGTGCGACGGTCGCGCCGTGGCAGCCGCGCGCGGTCGTGCCGGGCACGCCGGTCGCGAAGCCGACGCCGGTGTTCACGAAGCTCGACGACGCGATCGTCGAGGAGGAGCTCGACCGGCTGCGCCAGGGCTGA
- a CDS encoding PH domain-containing protein: MGADRATRIVMSHRLLRRYVLPGERVVLATRRHWAKLLEPALTCLAVFVVVAWLTLELQPEVGDGALWLWWLWLAALARLGWFALVWRVEWFVATDKRMLLLTGLVTHQIGMMPLMKVTDMRYSRSVLGQVLGYGQFLLESAGQDQALRSIDWVARPDATYRDLCALIFTPAAPHGGDGAPRVASQEAFARSHGLAWPGRAPAGPPAGGGQPAAAFAGGGPGAAGGAGAAGGARWTRPVTRPPSVAPAWPGAGARPGEADTQPIRVDAGPGPAPAAAVDPGAGALPPTLAEASVSPLAVEAEAIAGEDALRRAEEDADDRSWDVSESTATFVPLPRPGGDAPPAPDRPTDGRPDGEDGRPT; the protein is encoded by the coding sequence ATGGGCGCGGACCGCGCGACACGCATCGTCATGTCGCACCGGCTGCTGCGCCGGTACGTCCTGCCCGGTGAGCGGGTCGTGCTCGCGACGCGCCGGCACTGGGCGAAGCTGCTCGAGCCCGCGCTGACGTGCCTCGCCGTGTTCGTCGTCGTGGCGTGGCTGACCCTCGAGCTGCAGCCGGAGGTCGGCGACGGCGCGCTGTGGCTGTGGTGGCTGTGGCTCGCGGCGCTCGCGCGGCTCGGCTGGTTCGCGCTCGTCTGGCGCGTGGAGTGGTTCGTCGCGACCGACAAGCGGATGCTCCTGCTCACGGGTCTGGTCACGCACCAGATCGGGATGATGCCGCTGATGAAGGTCACGGACATGCGGTACTCGCGGTCCGTGCTCGGGCAGGTGCTGGGCTACGGGCAGTTCCTGCTGGAGTCCGCGGGCCAGGACCAGGCGCTGCGCAGCATCGACTGGGTCGCGCGCCCCGACGCGACGTACCGGGACCTGTGCGCGCTGATCTTCACGCCCGCCGCGCCGCACGGGGGCGACGGGGCACCCCGGGTCGCGTCGCAGGAGGCGTTCGCCCGCTCGCACGGGTTGGCGTGGCCGGGACGCGCGCCGGCCGGGCCGCCGGCCGGGGGCGGGCAGCCGGCGGCCGCGTTCGCGGGCGGCGGCCCGGGTGCGGCGGGTGGTGCCGGTGCTGCCGGTGGCGCGCGGTGGACCCGGCCCGTGACGCGTCCGCCGTCGGTGGCGCCGGCGTGGCCGGGAGCGGGCGCGCGTCCGGGCGAGGCCGACACGCAGCCGATCCGCGTCGACGCGGGCCCCGGGCCGGCGCCCGCCGCGGCCGTCGACCCGGGCGCCGGTGCGCTGCCCCCGACGCTCGCCGAGGCCAGCGTCTCGCCGCTCGCCGTCGAGGCGGAGGCGATCGCCGGCGAGGACGCGCTCCGCCGGGCCGAGGAGGACGCCGACGACCGGTCGTGGGACGTGTCCGAGTCGACGGCCACGTTCGTGCCCCTGCCGCGCCCCGGCGGGGACGCGCCGCCCGCGCCGGACCGCCCGACGGACGGAAGGCCGGACGGCGAGGACGGGCGTCCGACCTAG
- a CDS encoding PQQ-dependent sugar dehydrogenase — translation MAGRLRVRATRGAAVAGAAVALALLTGCTGGPVGSGTPTAGADAAGSATSTPADVPATAAPAPTSPVRDVPTVAVTAVEEVATGLDAPWGLAFLPDARAVVTLRDAARLVVVGPDGAVDEVTGPGADEVAATAVPRGEGGLLGVAVVPGAPAGGPVDVVLYVTAAQDNRVLRATLDGTTLGPVRAVVTGIPRGTNHNGGRLAFGPDGALYVTTGDVYETGLAPDPASLGGKVLRVTADGAPAPGNPDPASPVWTRGHRNVQGIGWAPDGRAFAAEFGQDTWDELNVLHAGADHGWPSVEGTGGAAQGFVDPVAHWSTDDASPSGLAVTDEGVYLAGLRGETLWRVPLRPVDPAALADPAQDAAGVGTPQPLLAGEHGRLRAVEAAPDGSLWVLTNNTDGRGDPRPGDDRLLRVRVG, via the coding sequence ATGGCCGGACGGCTCAGGGTCCGCGCGACGCGCGGGGCGGCGGTCGCGGGCGCGGCGGTGGCGCTCGCCCTGCTGACGGGGTGCACGGGCGGCCCGGTCGGGTCCGGCACCCCCACCGCCGGCGCGGACGCGGCCGGGAGCGCCACCTCCACCCCGGCCGACGTGCCCGCCACCGCGGCGCCCGCGCCCACGTCGCCGGTGCGCGACGTGCCGACGGTCGCCGTCACCGCGGTGGAGGAGGTGGCGACCGGCCTCGACGCGCCCTGGGGGCTGGCGTTCCTCCCCGACGCGCGGGCGGTCGTCACGCTGCGCGACGCGGCGCGGCTCGTGGTGGTCGGGCCCGACGGCGCCGTCGATGAGGTGACCGGCCCCGGCGCGGACGAGGTCGCTGCGACCGCCGTGCCGCGCGGCGAGGGCGGCCTGCTGGGCGTCGCCGTCGTCCCCGGCGCGCCCGCCGGCGGGCCCGTCGACGTGGTGCTGTACGTGACGGCCGCGCAGGACAACCGGGTGCTGCGCGCGACGCTCGACGGCACGACGCTCGGCCCGGTGCGCGCGGTGGTCACCGGCATCCCCCGCGGCACCAACCACAACGGCGGACGGCTGGCCTTCGGGCCCGACGGCGCGCTCTACGTCACGACGGGCGACGTCTACGAGACGGGCCTCGCGCCGGACCCGGCCAGCCTCGGCGGCAAGGTGCTGCGCGTGACCGCCGACGGTGCGCCCGCACCCGGCAACCCGGACCCCGCGTCCCCGGTGTGGACGCGGGGGCACCGCAACGTGCAGGGCATCGGGTGGGCGCCCGACGGCCGCGCGTTCGCCGCCGAGTTCGGGCAGGACACGTGGGACGAGCTCAACGTGCTGCACGCCGGTGCCGACCACGGCTGGCCGTCCGTCGAGGGCACCGGCGGCGCGGCGCAGGGGTTCGTGGACCCCGTCGCGCATTGGTCGACCGACGACGCGTCGCCCAGCGGCCTCGCGGTCACCGACGAGGGCGTCTACCTCGCCGGGCTGCGCGGGGAGACGCTGTGGCGGGTCCCGCTGCGCCCGGTCGACCCCGCGGCGCTCGCGGACCCGGCGCAGGACGCGGCGGGTGTCGGCACGCCGCAGCCGCTGCTCGCGGGGGAGCACGGGCGCCTGCGCGCGGTCGAGGCCGCGCCGGACGGCTCGCTGTGGGTGCTGACGAACAACACGGACGGCCGCGGCGACCCTCGCCCCGGCGACGACCGCCTGCTGCGCGTGCGCGTCGGCTGA
- a CDS encoding isochorismatase family protein, which translates to MSEQRTQGRRALVVVDVQPTFCEGGALGVAGGNAVAEGVARYAAEHRDRYDLVVTTQDWHVDPGAHFSDTPDYVDSWPPHAVVGTAEAELHPALADLRPDVSVKKGEYAAAYSGFEGLDLDGRALGTILLEAGVTDVDVVGIAESHCVRATTIDALGLGMRARVLTDLTVPVTPEQGEAARAAMTEAGAELVDSSAL; encoded by the coding sequence ATGAGCGAGCAGCGGACGCAGGGCCGTCGCGCCCTGGTGGTGGTGGACGTGCAGCCGACGTTCTGCGAGGGCGGGGCGCTCGGTGTCGCCGGCGGCAACGCCGTGGCGGAGGGCGTCGCGCGGTACGCGGCCGAGCACCGCGACCGCTACGACCTCGTCGTGACGACGCAGGACTGGCACGTCGACCCCGGTGCGCACTTCTCGGACACGCCCGACTACGTCGACTCGTGGCCCCCGCACGCGGTCGTCGGCACGGCGGAGGCGGAGCTGCACCCCGCGCTCGCGGACCTGCGCCCCGACGTCAGCGTGAAGAAGGGCGAGTACGCGGCCGCCTACTCGGGGTTCGAGGGGCTCGACCTCGACGGCCGCGCGCTCGGCACGATCCTGCTCGAGGCGGGCGTCACCGACGTCGACGTCGTCGGCATCGCCGAGTCGCACTGCGTGCGCGCCACGACCATCGACGCGCTCGGCCTCGGCATGCGCGCCCGCGTGCTCACCGACCTCACGGTCCCGGTGACGCCCGAGCAGGGCGAGGCAGCGCGTGCGGCGATGACCGAGGCGGGCGCCGAGCTCGTGGACTCCTCGGCGCTCTGA